The stretch of DNA TTGCGCAAATTGACCGTAAACATTGTCTTCAACTTCTCGAAATTCGGTGAAAACATGGTGCTCATATGCATTTAGCTCAAAATAAAGTCCCGATTGCCTGATCTCATCGCTTCGCCGGATGTATTCCAGGTTTGACGCATTATCTTTAAAAATGATGAAACGGCCCGGTTCGGAAGAAAGATTGAGCCCCTCATGCAGCAACCTACTTTCAATACGACCCTGCGTTTTATTGAGAAAACCTACAGAAGAGTGAATCCAACCCTGTGTCGAACTAAATTTGTTGTTATAGATCACCAAAGCACGCGATCCTCCGCTGCCATTAGAATAGGCAAACACATCTTCATTTACCTGGTGGGTATCAGTATAGAAATCATACAGAAGGAAATGTTCGATTCCCGAAAATAAACCGCGTTGCTCTAATAGCGGAAAAATTTCCCGTTGATGGCGGTCAACCAGGTACAGATCAGGTTCTTCATCCCAGTATGGACGAAAATATTCCATGCCATATTTTTCTGCATACCCCTCAATCTGACCATGCCCAAACATCGGCAACCCAGGCATGGTGACCATCAGTGTGCAAATCCCAAAATATTTATCACCTTTGCCAAACTGCTCTACCGCGGTTTTTTCGTCAGGATTATTCATAAAATTTACATACCGCTTGAGGATATCTGGGTCGAACTCCAGAGTGTTTTTGATCACCTGGCGATATTTTGAGTTTTCTTCATTACGCAGCATATTCATAAAGGCGCTGTTATACACTCGATGCATGCCCAGCGTACGCACGAAATATCCTTCCATAAGCCAGAAGGCTTCTGCGAGCAAGAGCGTATCAGGGACTTCTTCTGCTACCCGATCGACAACTTCTCTCCAGAACTCATTTGGAAAGACACGGTCAAATTCTTCTCTGGACAAACTGTGTTCTGCACGGCTTGGAATTGCGCCACCCGAACCGGGTTGGGGAAACCACAACCGCTGATAATGTTTCTTTGCCAGAGTCATGGCAGCGTCAAAACGAATGATTGAGAATTTTCTTGCCACATGCAAAATCGTTTGGATCACGGACTCACGCACTTCGGCGTTTAGGTAATTCAATTGCGCAGTGTCATTCCAGGGCATGCTGGTTCCATCATTCCCGTGGTAGACAAAGCGTGTTTCACCCGTCTGATTGTTAACTCGCATGAATACGACGGCTGCATCAGTTCGGTCATAATAGTGATCTTCAAGAAATATTCCCACGTGCCCGACTGGGCTCAGATCCGGACCTGAGAAAGAATATGCAGGATAGGGGCTGTAAGGCAACGAGATGAACCAATCCGGATGGTCAATCACCCAATCTGAATCAATTCCCATGTGGTTTGGAACCATATCGCTTGCCAGCCGAATCCCACGGCGCCAGGCTCGATCCCGCAGATTCTGGTAAGCCTGTTCACCTCCCAGGGCTTCGGCAATGCGATAATTTTTCAATGAATATGCCGATGCAACCGCTTCGGGATTACCGCACATTTGTTTGATCCGTTTTGAGGCTTCACTGCGCTCCCACAATCCAATTAACCATAATCCGTTGAAGCCCCAGGTTGCCAGTTTGTCCAGCTCTTCGTCCGGGATTTGATCTAGCCGTTTAATCTCTCGCTGGTAAGTCTGTGACAGTTGATAAAGCCACACGTATGAATTTTTTGCAATCATCACGGTGTTGGGCATCCAATCGCTATCAGGACTGAAGTTTTCCTCTTCTTTTTGAATAGCATCAAATTGAACAATCTGCGTCGGGCCAGGACCAGTAAAAATCAGCTTTGTCTCCTCCTTGATCAGGTCAATGGAGCCCAACAACCGGTAGAGATAATCACCGATCAAATAGCCCCATTTTCGGCGAATGTATTCCAACTGACCAGATAAAGAATTAGGTTCAGCGATTGCTGGGCTGCGCAGCATGGTGATTAAATCCTGGTTATCTGGGCCAAAACTACGTTGGTTTTTAAAATAATCAGAAAGATCCGATATAACTTGCCTGTAAGCAGTGGTGCTCATCAAATTCGTATCCGTAAACAATTCGCTGAAGGGCTCTGTTGCCGGGTTTTGATTGGTGATCCACAGCATGAGCAATTCTTCTAATGATAATATTTTGTTTTCGGTTCCAGCAGTGCTTGCGCCCAGGTAAGCATTAACATTCATCTCCCCGCGATACACGCTCAACGGCGGAAATTCTTCTGTAAAACGGATGAGCGTTGAGTCCAAAGTGTGGCTTTTGATTCTCGTTTCTATTTCGGCATAAGCCTCAACCATCACCCGGGGATTGATGCTCTGGCGATACAAGTGAACAACCAGGTGAAGAATCTCATCGATTAGTCCCAAGGCGTTAATTTCCCCGGCTTTGACAGCCTGTTCTGGAAAATTAACCAGGTTTTTCTTTCGATTTATCTTTTGAGCAAATTCCCGCGCAGCTAAAAAATTTGCAAGGATAACATTCCCATCAAATTTAAACAGCGATTGATCAAATTCGTAGTTATCCCTGCTTATACGCGACACATGGAACTCAAACATAGAAACCTCCTCTGCCAAGATAAGCAAACAAGTTCGACTTGCATGTGTTTATTGTAAAGCAAAAAACCGACTACGGGTTTTGATTAATTAGTCAAGTCGTTGAAAAATGTGTGTGACGATATTGGATCCGCTTCCGCCGATATTTTGAGCCATGCCAAATTCTGGATCTGGTACCTGTGTCTGCCCGGCTTCCCCGCGTAGTTGCAAAATCACTTCAGCGATTTGATATAAGCCTGTGGCGCCGACTGGGTGGCCGCGTGCTTTCAATCCTCCAAAGGTCGCTACCGGGATCTTTCCCCCGACTTTAATCGCCCCTTCTTTTGCCAGCGATGGCCCACGTCCTGGCTCAGCAAATCCTGCAGCTTCCAGTGACAGCGCTGCCATGATTGTGAAAGCATCGTGATATTCAAAGACGTTAATCTGTTCCGGACCAATTCCTGCCTGGATATACGCCTTTTGCGTTGACTGTTCAGCAGCCCAAAGCCACAACGGTGCTTTCCGGCTGTGAACTGCAAGAGAATCTGTTGCAGCAGCCGATCCAGCCACAATGATTCTGGACAGATTTGCTGGTGCCATATCTGCGTTTACCAGGATGGCGGCTGCTGCGCCATCACCAATAGGTGATGCATCCAACAAATTGATCGGATCACAAATCATCGGTGACTTACTGAAGCTGCTTTCTGTAATCGGCATATGAAAGCGAGCATAGGGGTTAAACATTGCGTTCTCGTGTGCATTTATTGAAAATTCAGCAAAGTCACGCGCTTCCCAACCATATTCATACAAATAGCGCTTCATAATCAATGCGTTCAACGCAACAAACGACAATCCATGATCAACCTCCCAATCTGCATCCGCTGCCGTTGCCAATCCGGTGGTAATTTCTGCTCCGGGCGAATCGGTCATTTTTTCAACACCGACAACCAGAGCACAATCGATCTCACCCGATGCTACCGAAAGGTAACCTGCTCTGAAAGCAGCACTGCCCGAACTGCATGCCGATTCAATTTTTACCGCCTCAGCGAAGCGATTGCCAATCCAGTCTGCTACCAGGCTTCCGAGATGCGCCTGAAGGTTTGAGATATCAGAAAGCATATTTCCGACATATACACTGTCGACCTTCGACACTCCTGCATCTATCATCGCAGATAATGCGGCATCTCCGGCCAACTCTCGTAATGATTTGTCCCAGTGTTCGTCAATTTTGGTTTGTCCAATGCCAATTACAGCAACATCTCGCATGGTTTTCCAATCCTTTCTGCAGTCTATAAACTGATTATACAGAATTGTACTCTCAGGATCTATCAGAATGAAAAATGACGATTCCAGTATAATCCAACCAAGCCTGATGATTAATGAGCATTGACCTCATGAAAAAACGATCTTATTCCACTTGCATCACGATTAGTCTGCTGGCGATGATCCTGTTAGAAGATTATGCCCGTCCACGCCCTATGAATCCCAATGAGAGAGCCACTCTGCTCACACGCATTTTCAGGATCGCATTAGACGCTTATCAATAGAGAGGCTGCACATGAAAATTATCGACATCAGCATACCGATTACGCCAACAATGCCCATCTGGCCTGGCGATGAACTTGTAGAGCTGACACAAACGTCAGCAATCGCCAAGGGAGATGCAGCAAATATTAGCCGAATTGCCATGGGGGTCCACACAGGTACACATATTGACGCACCCAAACATTTTATTGAGTCAGGAATAACCGTTGATCAAATTTCTTTGGATAAACTGGTCGGTAAAGCGCTGGTTCTAAACATTGACCATCAAGTCAATGTGATTTCAGAAGAAATTTTAAAAGCACATCCGGATATTCATTTTCTGACCAAGGAAAAAAAAGTGCTCTTTAAAACACGCAATTCTGCACTCTGGAAACAACATCTGAATGAATTTTATCAAAATTATGTTGCACTGGATACATCAGGTGCGAATTTTCTTCAGCAATTTCAACTTGATCTAATTGGCATTGACTATCTTTCAATTTCAACCTATGAGGATACCGAACTTCCGCATCAAATTCTGCTGTCAGCAGGAATCATCCTGTTAGAAGGTCTGGAGCTTTCCGATGTTGATTGTGGGTTTTATCAGTTGTATTGTTTGCCGTTAAAGCTAAGCGGTTGTGAGGGCGCTCCTGCCAGGGTTATCCTGGTTGAAATTCAGAAGTAAATTTCTTATTTTGTTTCCTACAGATTTTTCCTAACCCCTTTTTGAGCATCAGGGAACAAACTCACCGTTTTAAGCGTCCCATTAATCAATGAGCTTTAACCATAAAATAAAGGAGAAAAAAGATGAAAAAATCGTTTATCATATTGGGACTAATCGCAATATTGTTTGTTTCAGCCTGTCAACCCCCACAGGAGGATATTAGCTCAGAGATTGGCTCAACCACAGAGCCTGTGATCGATTCATACCCTGTCGCTGAACCAACCGATCAAAAGGGAGAACTGCAAATGCTCAACTTTGTAAAAAGCGAATTGGCCAGGGAGACGAACCCTAACGTTGATGAAGATCTGATCAAAACCCTGGCTAACAATAATACGGCTTTTGCACTGGCTTTTTATGATCAGATTCGGAATGAGGAAGGAAATATCATTTTTTCACCTTTCAGCATATCGCTGGCGCTGAGCATGACACTGGCTGGCGCAGAAGGGTCGACTGAAAAAGGCATGCTGAACGCGCTCCAAATCGATTTGCCTGAAACGGACCTTCACCCTGCTTTCAACGCCTTACTGCTGGCAATTGAGGAATCGCAGAATCGATCCGACAGTGAAATGGCTGGCAGTCATTTTCAACTAAACCTCGCCAATTCCATCTGGGGACAGACAGACCTCGATTTAAACACGGCTTTCCTCGATACCCTGGCGAAAAACTACGGGGCGGGGCTTTTTGCCGTTGATTTCAAGCAAAATCCGAATATGGCTCGACTCGCGATCAACGACTGGGTTGCCGAAGAAACGGGGTATAAGATCGAAGACCTGATTCCTGAGGGTGCCATAAACGCATTTACCCGCCTGGTATTAGCCAATGCAATTTACTTCAAGGGTTCCTGGATGCACCCCTTCAATGAAAATCTGACCATCGATGCACCCTTTTACACAATTGATGGAACTGAAATTATCGCTAAAAGGATGAAGCTACTGGGGAAAGACTTAATATACAAAAGGGGTGAAAACTACCAGGCGGTCAGTCTACCTTACCTGAGCAGTGATTTTGTGATGACCTTGCTCGTGCCGGATGCAGGTGCTTTCCACGAGGTTGAGGACCAATTGGATCAGGCTATGTTAGAGGCAATACTTTCCAGCCTGTGGACTGAAAAAGTCGACCTTGAAATGCCAAAGTTTGATTTTGACACGAATATCAAAGCCAATGATCCGTTGATTGCTCTGGGCATGGGAGATGCCTTCAATCCTGATGTAGCCGATTTTTCAGGCATTACGGATGACGAAACTTTGATGATCACCGATGTTCTGCATAAAGCTAAGGTTACAGTCGATGAAGAGGGTACCGAGGCAGCTGCCGCAACCGCTGTCATCATAGGCCTCACATCAGCCATGCCAGAAGAGCCAATATCACTAATAATTGACCGCCCATTCATGTTCATGATCAGGCATCAGCCCACCAATACGATATTATTTATGGGGAGAGTTACGCAACCCTGATTAACGACCTGCCATGAGAAAGCTGCTCAACCGGGCAGCTTTTTCATTATTGGTCAGCTGGTATTATAGATTTCGCCAGCGAAAGGGGTGAACGTTTTAACAGGGCAATATAAACCAGGTAAACTCGCCAGATGGCAACTGATGCCATCCCATGGGAAAGAACCGTGACAAAAGGCGGCATGCCGCCAGTGTGATAATTCCAACATAATCGGCTGGTTCCCCATCTCTCAAGGAAATAACCCAGGGCAGAGCCCATCAACAAGATCAAAATTGACGAGCGCTTGTCTTTCTCTGTAATGATCAGAATGCCACAAAAAGAAAGCGCAAACCACGTGAGAGGATGAGCAATCCCTTCCCATGCAAAAATTAACAAAAGCAGATAAAAGACACCATAAATCAGCCAATAAAATACTGAAAACCAGGCTTCGGAGACATATTTCACCCAGGCTTTACTCACAACATACAGCCGATTAACTGACAATGCGGCAATTGGCCAGGCAGGAATAATCCATAAGGGAGGCGTTTCGTAAGTATAGTAGGTCCATAAACCTGCCAGTGTGCCCCAGGCTTCGATAATAAAACCTCCAGCTAACGCAATGATTCCAAACGGCAGGTCTCGCTTTAAATCTGCATTGAGCATGATCAAAATGCTCATCACTAAAAAGTTGCCGATTAACAACCAATCGATTTGGAGCCAGATCGATATTTCCGGGTTAAATTGCGCCAGATATTCATCAAGCAGAGGCCACCAAACATAACCAATTAAAAACAAAAGCAGGAGAAAGCCACTCAGCAGCACAAAGCTGGTTTTAGACCATTTGAGGGTTTTTGGGCTTGATTTCGGCATTGTCATCGATAGAAACACCCAAACTCACTGAACGATTTCCGGCATGGTTAACAGGTGAAATGCCAGGGTTTCCATATCTTTCGCTTTTTTAGAATCGCCCAATTGTCCCATGATTTCGTGAAATTTACGCTTGATGATTTCACTTTCGCCGATATAAGAAAACAAGTCTGTCTCACCAGCGATGATATCCGTCAAACCCATTTTCCTGTACAGTTCGCTGACCAAACCATAGCTCCACTGTTCAGAAATTTTTAATTCATCTGCCAGGTCGCGGCGCCCAATGCTGAAGATAAAAGCCATCCGGGCAACTTCTGCTTCATGATCTGTAAATCCTGGTATTGTTTTTCTACCATCAAGGACAAGCACGTTGCGGGGCAAAAGAAAATTGGTAGCATTAGCCAATGCTTGGATCCCCGGCGTTAATATCCAGCAACCTTCAATTAAGAACGTCACCATCCAGCTCAGCGAATATCCCACCTCTTTTTTTAAAACATATCCTACGATCTGGTCATCTTGGGTTTGGTGCAATACTCTCAGATCGGGTTGTATTCCTGTAAGAAGGATTTTTGTTTTTGGTGTCTTCTTTCGTAACACCTGGCAAATTTCCGCCAGCTGAAGTCGTTCACCATACAGGTCTACGTCCACAATAAGATAATCGATCCACGCTTTGCCTTTTTCCAAGCTGGCGAAAAAGTCCTTACAATGTGAATATTCTCCAACAACCCTTGTGCGCCAATCGCGAACCAACAATAAAGCCATCCAATTTCGAGCGAAAAGGTCATCTTCTATGATTGCTACGGTTATTTCTTTACTCAATTGCGCCCTCTTGATGCGGATCCAATTGCGAAGTACAAAAAGGACAGCGCGATGCCTTTATCGGAATGTCTTTGTGACAGAATGGGCATTCTTTTTCTGTGGGCTCTTCCTTCGCTTCCTCAACCTTGAGCACTTTTTCTTTGAGAGCGCTCATCTTTGCATTAAATTTATTGATACCTTTTACAATAAGAAAGACGCCCAAACCCAAAAGGAGGAAACTGAGCAGGTCAGTTAAAAATTGCCCGTAATTGAAGGTCACATAACCCAATTCTTTCGCCATTGCAAGTGTAGCGTTGGGTGGTAACTGCTGTTCTCCTTGTCGAAGAACGATAAACAGGTCCTGGAAATTTGCATTCCCCAAAATTAAACCAAACGGCGGCATAAACAGGTTGTCGACGATGGAATTAACCACCGTACTGAACGCTGAACCGATGATGATCCCAATTGCCAGGTCGATCGCGTTTCCGCGTGTGATAAAATCTCGAAATTCTTGAAATATTTTTTTCATGATTTATTTAAGTTCCTTTCCAAAAAGAATTTGATCGAATGGGTAAGTATGATTATAACTGGTTAACGAACCGTATTATAATATTAAGTACTTAATCTGGTGTTTTTATCTTTTTACATCATGAGAGGTCAATATGAAAAGTGTCGCAGTGTTAACGAGTGGTGGAGACGCGCCAGGCATGAATGCTGCTATTCGATCAGTTGTTCGATGCGGTATCACCAAAGGCTGGAGCATGTATGGGGTTACTAATGGTTTTGCTGGTTTGATTGTTGATAATATCCGTCCGATTGGTACAAGAGATGTCGGCGGCATTCTCCAAAAAGGGGGCACTATTCTTGGGTCGGCTCGATCCGAGGAATTTTTTACCGAAGATGGTCAGCGTAAGGCAATCAGGAACCTGCGGCGAATGGGTATTGATGCCTTGGTTGTCATCGGGGGTAATGGTTCACAAACCGGTAATTACGAATTGCACAAATTGGGTTTTCCAGTAACGGGAATCCCTTCTACAATTGATAACGATATCTGCGGGACTGAAATGGCAATTGGTGTCGATACAGCCATGAATATTGCCTTAGAAGCCATCGATCGGCTTAAGGTGACTGCCTCATCCCATCAACGGGCATTCCTGATTGAGGTGATGGGCAGGAACTGCGGTTATATTGCCCTTATGTCGGGCATCGCAGGCGGGGCAGAATTCATTGTGATCCCTGAAATAGAAATTTCACCCGAAGAAGTCGCTGAATCTTTGCAGTTGGCTTACGAACACGGAAAAGCCCACGCAATCATTGTTGTTGCCGAAGGTGCAAAATATAATGCGGACGCTCTCATCGCCTATTTTCAAAAACATGAGGAGCGCTGGGGTTTTAAAATTCGGGCGACAATTCTTGGGCATGTACAGCGCGGCGGCGCCCCTGGCGCTTTTGACCGCATCCTGGCCAGCCGTTTCGGTAACGGAGCTGTTGAAGCAATTGCTCGTGAGGAATATGGCGTTTTGGTGGGATTAAATAATGGAGCTGTCACAACCACACCGTTGGAAGCAATCATCGGGAAAACCAAGACAATATCAACAGAAATGGTTGAACTCGCCCGTTTGTTAGATTGATCAATCAATTTTTCGTAAATAGGCATCAATAAATGGATCAATCTGACCATCTAATACTGCCTGAGTATTTCCCATTTCAAATTCAGTGCGATGATCTTTTACCAACTGGTATGGATGTAAAACATAAGAACGAATCTGAGAGCCCCATTCTGCTTTGGTGTATTCTCCCTTTAATTCAGAGATCTTCTCGTCCTGTTCAGCATGCTTGATAGCCAACAAGCGCGCTTTTAAAACGCGCATTGCGTTTTCTCTGTTTTGCATCTGAGAGCGCTCATTTTGACATGTGACCACGATCCCTGAAGGGATGTGCGTCAATCGCACGGCGGTGGCATTTTTCTGAACGTTCTGTCCGCCAGCGCCAGAAGACCGATATACATCAATTTTTACATCTTCTGGAGGAATGTGAATTTCATTGTTAAAATCCATTTCAGGTAGAACTTCAACCAAGGCAAAGGAAGTATGTCGGCGATGAGCAGCGTCAAACGGCGATAAGCGCACCAGACGATGCACGCCCTTTTCTGGGCGTAAATAGCCATAAGCCAGGGGTCCACGAATACTGATGGTCACGCTCTTTATGCCAGCCTCCTCGCCATCGGTGCGGTCTAAAATGTCAGTTTTGTAATTTCTGTTTTCCGCCCATCGAAGATACATCCGCTCCAGCATCTCAGCCCAATCCTGCGAATCGGTTCCCCCTGCACCGGCATGGATGGCAAGGAGGGCATTTCCTCGATCATATTTGCCTGAAAGTAAGGTTCTTAATTCTAATTCGTCAACCTGGCGTTGAATAACTTCAATCTCATGCTGTAACTCATCCACCATTGCATTGTCTGCAATCTCAAGCATTTCGAGTGTGTCTTCAATTCGCGTTGTTAATGCTTCCAGATCTTCGATCTCATTGCGCAAATCGGCCTGACGCATCATGATATTTTGCGCTTGTTCATGGTTGTCCCACAGGTTTGGATTCTGCGCTTCCTTTTCTAAGCTGTCAAGTTCTTTCCGCTTGTTGTCTAAGTCAAAGATGCTCCAACAAGGTTATGAATTTTTCTTTAATATTGGTTAACAGAATTTTTAAATTTT from Brevefilum fermentans encodes:
- a CDS encoding alpha-amylase family glycosyl hydrolase; its protein translation is MFEFHVSRISRDNYEFDQSLFKFDGNVILANFLAAREFAQKINRKKNLVNFPEQAVKAGEINALGLIDEILHLVVHLYRQSINPRVMVEAYAEIETRIKSHTLDSTLIRFTEEFPPLSVYRGEMNVNAYLGASTAGTENKILSLEELLMLWITNQNPATEPFSELFTDTNLMSTTAYRQVISDLSDYFKNQRSFGPDNQDLITMLRSPAIAEPNSLSGQLEYIRRKWGYLIGDYLYRLLGSIDLIKEETKLIFTGPGPTQIVQFDAIQKEEENFSPDSDWMPNTVMIAKNSYVWLYQLSQTYQREIKRLDQIPDEELDKLATWGFNGLWLIGLWERSEASKRIKQMCGNPEAVASAYSLKNYRIAEALGGEQAYQNLRDRAWRRGIRLASDMVPNHMGIDSDWVIDHPDWFISLPYSPYPAYSFSGPDLSPVGHVGIFLEDHYYDRTDAAVVFMRVNNQTGETRFVYHGNDGTSMPWNDTAQLNYLNAEVRESVIQTILHVARKFSIIRFDAAMTLAKKHYQRLWFPQPGSGGAIPSRAEHSLSREEFDRVFPNEFWREVVDRVAEEVPDTLLLAEAFWLMEGYFVRTLGMHRVYNSAFMNMLRNEENSKYRQVIKNTLEFDPDILKRYVNFMNNPDEKTAVEQFGKGDKYFGICTLMVTMPGLPMFGHGQIEGYAEKYGMEYFRPYWDEEPDLYLVDRHQREIFPLLEQRGLFSGIEHFLLYDFYTDTHQVNEDVFAYSNGSGGSRALVIYNNKFSSTQGWIHSSVGFLNKTQGRIESRLLHEGLNLSSEPGRFIIFKDNASNLEYIRRSDEIRQSGLYFELNAYEHHVFTEFREVEDNVYGQFAQLTKYLNGGGVPSIEEALQELMLSPILNPFKALVNSEHLQALYQARLQSKHSKLDAALMWEHEEKFLQFLTSITQHVNGHGELQTIVRENQRGLDAILKLNFFDDHFPFPGSKKYEQYIKFIKEGIGQKPVTWLTLILWNDLRLLGQVVTADEGSAAISRSWLDEWGLIRVVRTVLAQLGMNNEESFRAETILRLLIQHQNWVFSLPENTTYSLVETWFTEEEIRTFLNVNRYRDILWFNQEAFEEMMWWMMTVALIRLSSDQNINFAELVERLFDAYELIEKVLKAEKTSEYQVEKLLEGLK
- a CDS encoding thiolase domain-containing protein, with translation MRDVAVIGIGQTKIDEHWDKSLRELAGDAALSAMIDAGVSKVDSVYVGNMLSDISNLQAHLGSLVADWIGNRFAEAVKIESACSSGSAAFRAGYLSVASGEIDCALVVGVEKMTDSPGAEITTGLATAADADWEVDHGLSFVALNALIMKRYLYEYGWEARDFAEFSINAHENAMFNPYARFHMPITESSFSKSPMICDPINLLDASPIGDGAAAAILVNADMAPANLSRIIVAGSAAATDSLAVHSRKAPLWLWAAEQSTQKAYIQAGIGPEQINVFEYHDAFTIMAALSLEAAGFAEPGRGPSLAKEGAIKVGGKIPVATFGGLKARGHPVGATGLYQIAEVILQLRGEAGQTQVPDPEFGMAQNIGGSGSNIVTHIFQRLD
- a CDS encoding cyclase family protein: MKIIDISIPITPTMPIWPGDELVELTQTSAIAKGDAANISRIAMGVHTGTHIDAPKHFIESGITVDQISLDKLVGKALVLNIDHQVNVISEEILKAHPDIHFLTKEKKVLFKTRNSALWKQHLNEFYQNYVALDTSGANFLQQFQLDLIGIDYLSISTYEDTELPHQILLSAGIILLEGLELSDVDCGFYQLYCLPLKLSGCEGAPARVILVEIQK
- a CDS encoding serpin family protein; the protein is MKKSFIILGLIAILFVSACQPPQEDISSEIGSTTEPVIDSYPVAEPTDQKGELQMLNFVKSELARETNPNVDEDLIKTLANNNTAFALAFYDQIRNEEGNIIFSPFSISLALSMTLAGAEGSTEKGMLNALQIDLPETDLHPAFNALLLAIEESQNRSDSEMAGSHFQLNLANSIWGQTDLDLNTAFLDTLAKNYGAGLFAVDFKQNPNMARLAINDWVAEETGYKIEDLIPEGAINAFTRLVLANAIYFKGSWMHPFNENLTIDAPFYTIDGTEIIAKRMKLLGKDLIYKRGENYQAVSLPYLSSDFVMTLLVPDAGAFHEVEDQLDQAMLEAILSSLWTEKVDLEMPKFDFDTNIKANDPLIALGMGDAFNPDVADFSGITDDETLMITDVLHKAKVTVDEEGTEAAAATAVIIGLTSAMPEEPISLIIDRPFMFMIRHQPTNTILFMGRVTQP
- a CDS encoding response regulator; translation: MSKEITVAIIEDDLFARNWMALLLVRDWRTRVVGEYSHCKDFFASLEKGKAWIDYLIVDVDLYGERLQLAEICQVLRKKTPKTKILLTGIQPDLRVLHQTQDDQIVGYVLKKEVGYSLSWMVTFLIEGCWILTPGIQALANATNFLLPRNVLVLDGRKTIPGFTDHEAEVARMAFIFSIGRRDLADELKISEQWSYGLVSELYRKMGLTDIIAGETDLFSYIGESEIIKRKFHEIMGQLGDSKKAKDMETLAFHLLTMPEIVQ
- the mscL gene encoding large conductance mechanosensitive channel protein MscL, which translates into the protein MKKIFQEFRDFITRGNAIDLAIGIIIGSAFSTVVNSIVDNLFMPPFGLILGNANFQDLFIVLRQGEQQLPPNATLAMAKELGYVTFNYGQFLTDLLSFLLLGLGVFLIVKGINKFNAKMSALKEKVLKVEEAKEEPTEKECPFCHKDIPIKASRCPFCTSQLDPHQEGAIE
- the pfkA gene encoding 6-phosphofructokinase, whose protein sequence is MKSVAVLTSGGDAPGMNAAIRSVVRCGITKGWSMYGVTNGFAGLIVDNIRPIGTRDVGGILQKGGTILGSARSEEFFTEDGQRKAIRNLRRMGIDALVVIGGNGSQTGNYELHKLGFPVTGIPSTIDNDICGTEMAIGVDTAMNIALEAIDRLKVTASSHQRAFLIEVMGRNCGYIALMSGIAGGAEFIVIPEIEISPEEVAESLQLAYEHGKAHAIIVVAEGAKYNADALIAYFQKHEERWGFKIRATILGHVQRGGAPGAFDRILASRFGNGAVEAIAREEYGVLVGLNNGAVTTTPLEAIIGKTKTISTEMVELARLLD
- the prfB gene encoding peptide chain release factor 2 (programmed frameshift), with translation MTIENLKILLTNIKEKFITLLEHLDLDNKRKELDSLEKEAQNPNLWDNHEQAQNIMMRQADLRNEIEDLEALTTRIEDTLEMLEIADNAMVDELQHEIEVIQRQVDELELRTLLSGKYDRGNALLAIHAGAGGTDSQDWAEMLERMYLRWAENRNYKTDILDRTDGEEAGIKSVTISIRGPLAYGYLRPEKGVHRLVRLSPFDAAHRRHTSFALVEVLPEMDFNNEIHIPPEDVKIDVYRSSGAGGQNVQKNATAVRLTHIPSGIVVTCQNERSQMQNRENAMRVLKARLLAIKHAEQDEKISELKGEYTKAEWGSQIRSYVLHPYQLVKDHRTEFEMGNTQAVLDGQIDPFIDAYLRKID